A single Argentina anserina chromosome 7, drPotAnse1.1, whole genome shotgun sequence DNA region contains:
- the LOC126803900 gene encoding remorin 4.2-like, which translates to MMSGTRMNSNLSDNPKTNKATITGSPMSARTFKSTANMTSKVTPRVAGGAWSMTPLMEVLPGSSPPAGSSDSSPLSSKTCSPKSEKNHFFPDLPSNASTPRLNQDELENAKDYGRLCLTNFQANPHKGSCLSKLSMTNTTFSAHHEIVGHQSNSEREERSVDEEDSHLAQGEQSTNEDSDVESPIAGRDKLMDRSKPYHEFLDEVKKQELQAEVEAWKKAEQLKLMTKLRREEAAIDEWEFKQTSKALKDIKKLEIKLEKQRAKAVENTWKTINMTKEEAKRKKVRARQCTIGRLSSVSENYQKTNPTKSLVWNKLTVYCKSMYVKSVRGLAPTSSERQRSLK; encoded by the exons ATGATGTCCGGAACAAGAATGAACTCAAACTTGTCTGATAACCCCAAGACCAACAAAGCCACCATTACTGGATCTCCCATGTCAGCCAGAACCTTCAAAAGCACAGCAAATATGACCAGTAAGGTGACGCCCCGTGTCGCCGGAGGTGCTTGGAGCATGACTCCTCTGATGGAGGTTTTGCCCGGCTCTTCACCACCTGCTGGTAGCAGTGACTCCAGCCCTTTGAGCTCCAAGACTTGCTCTCCCAAATCAGAAAAGAATCATTTCTTCCCTGACTTGCCTTCAAATGCGTCCACTCCAAGACTAAACCAG GATGAATTGGAGAATGCCAAAGACTATGGTCGGCTCTGTCTCACCAATTTCCAGGCCAATCCTCACAAGGGTTCTTGCCTTAGCAAGCTGTCAATGACCAATACCACATTCTCGGCTCACCATGAAATCGTTGGACACCAATCAAACTCAGAGCGAGAGGAGAGGTCTGTTGATGAAGAGGATAGCCATTTGGCACAGGGTGAGCAGAGCACAAATGAAGACTCCGATGTGGAAAGTCCGATTGCCGGACGAGATAAGCTGATGGATAGGTCGAAGCCGTACCATGAGTTCTTGGATGAAGTCAAGAAGCAGGAGCTTCAGGCTGAGGTTGAGGCGTGGAAGAAAGCTGAGCAGCTGAAGCTGATGACCAA GTTGCGAAGAGAAGAAGCTGCCATTGATGAATGGGAATTCAAGCAGACCAGCAAGGCCTTGAAGGACATCAAAAAGCTTGAG ATTAAACTGGAGAAGCAACGTGCAAAAGCAGTCGAAAACACATGGAAGACAATAAACATGACCAAAGAGGAGGCAAAAAGGAAGAAGGTAAGAGCAAGGCAATGCACGATCGGAAGACTATCATCGGTGTCGGAAAATTACCAGAAGACCAACCCCACCAAGAGCTTAGTGTGGAACAAACTCACTGTTTATTGCAAGTCCATGTATGTCAAATCCGTGAGAGGCCTGGCGCCAACGTCATCGGAACGGCAAAGGTCGTTAAAGTAG
- the LOC126802408 gene encoding protein transport protein Sec61 subunit beta — MVLGGGAAPPRGSAAATASMRRRRTTSGGGASGGAAGTMLQFYTDDAPGLKISPNVVLIMSIGFIAFVAVLHVMGKLYFVRSA, encoded by the coding sequence ATGGTTCTAGGCGGTGGAGCAGCTCCCCCAAGAGGAAGTGCCGCAGCTACAGCGAGCATGCGCAGGAGGCGGACAACGAGTGGTGGTGGTGCTTCTGGAGGTGCAGCCGGGACTATGCTCCAGTTCTACACTGATGATGCCCCGGGACTCAAGATCTCCCCAAATGTTGTTCTGATCATGAGCATTGGTTTCATTGCCTTTGTTGCTGTTCTTCATGTCATGGGAAAGCTTTACTTTGTGCGCTCCGCTTAG